Proteins from a genomic interval of Aquabacterium sp. J223:
- the thrS gene encoding threonine--tRNA ligase, whose product MIHIQLPDGSQRSFEQPPTVADVAASIGPGLAKAALGGRVGTGESARLVDTSHRIEQDATLAIVTEKDPDGLELIRHSTAHLLAYAVKELFPEAQVTIGPTVENGFYYDFAYKRPFTPEDLAAIEKKMAELAKKDEPVRRRVLPRDEAVAYFKSLGEHYKAELIAAIPPGEEVSLYREGAFEDLCRGPHVPSTGRLRHFKLMKVAGAYWRGDHRNEQLQRIYGTAWATKDELQQYLHMLEEAEKRDHRRLGRELDLFHLDEHSPGTVFWHPKGWALWQQVEQYMRAVYRDNGYQEVKGPQILDKGLWEKTGHWDKYRENMFVTESEKRDYALKPMNCPGHLLIYKQGIKSYRDLPLRYGEFGQCHRNEPTGGLHGIMRVRGFTQDDGHIFCTEDQILDECTAFTALLQKVYLDFGFTDVIYKVATRPEARIGSDESWDKAEGALMESLRRSGVEFSIAPGDGAFYGPKIEYTLKDAIGRQWQVGTIQVDFSMPGRLGAEYVAESGERQVPVMLHRAIVGSMERFIGILIEQHAGALPTWLAPVQVVVAGITDAQADYVADVLKTLLKQGVRATADLRNEKITYKIREHSMQKVPFILVVGDKEKASGAVAVRARGNQDLGVMPLDQFIEKLSSDIAAKS is encoded by the coding sequence ATGATCCACATCCAGTTGCCCGACGGTTCCCAGCGCAGCTTCGAGCAGCCACCGACGGTGGCCGACGTCGCCGCGTCGATCGGCCCCGGCTTGGCCAAGGCCGCCCTCGGCGGCCGCGTCGGCACCGGCGAGTCCGCCAGGCTGGTCGACACCAGCCACCGCATCGAGCAGGACGCGACGCTCGCCATCGTCACCGAGAAGGACCCCGACGGGCTGGAGCTGATCCGCCACTCCACGGCCCACCTGCTCGCGTACGCCGTCAAGGAGCTCTTCCCCGAGGCGCAGGTGACCATCGGCCCGACGGTGGAGAACGGCTTCTATTACGACTTCGCCTACAAGCGGCCCTTCACGCCCGAGGACCTTGCGGCCATCGAGAAGAAGATGGCCGAGCTCGCGAAGAAGGACGAGCCGGTCCGCCGCCGCGTGCTGCCGCGCGACGAGGCGGTGGCGTACTTCAAGTCGCTCGGGGAGCACTACAAGGCCGAACTCATCGCCGCCATCCCGCCCGGCGAGGAGGTGTCGCTCTACCGCGAGGGTGCCTTCGAGGACCTGTGCCGCGGTCCGCACGTGCCGTCCACCGGCCGCCTGCGGCACTTCAAGCTGATGAAGGTGGCCGGCGCCTACTGGCGCGGCGACCACCGCAACGAGCAACTGCAGCGCATCTACGGCACCGCCTGGGCGACCAAGGACGAGCTGCAGCAGTACCTGCACATGCTGGAGGAGGCCGAGAAGCGCGACCACCGGCGCCTCGGCCGCGAGCTCGACCTGTTCCACCTCGACGAACACTCGCCGGGCACGGTGTTCTGGCACCCCAAGGGCTGGGCGCTGTGGCAGCAGGTGGAGCAGTACATGCGCGCCGTCTACCGCGACAACGGCTACCAGGAGGTCAAGGGTCCGCAGATCCTGGACAAGGGCCTGTGGGAGAAGACCGGCCACTGGGACAAGTACCGCGAGAACATGTTCGTCACCGAGAGCGAGAAGCGGGACTACGCGCTCAAGCCGATGAACTGCCCGGGGCACCTGCTCATCTACAAGCAGGGCATCAAGAGCTACCGCGACCTGCCGCTGCGCTACGGCGAATTCGGCCAGTGCCACCGCAACGAGCCCACCGGCGGGCTGCACGGCATCATGCGGGTGCGCGGCTTCACCCAGGACGACGGCCACATCTTCTGCACCGAGGACCAGATCCTCGACGAGTGCACCGCCTTCACCGCCCTGCTGCAGAAGGTCTACCTGGACTTCGGCTTCACCGACGTCATCTACAAGGTCGCCACGAGGCCCGAGGCGCGCATCGGCTCGGATGAGAGCTGGGACAAGGCCGAGGGCGCCCTGATGGAGAGCCTCCGGCGCTCCGGCGTCGAGTTCTCGATCGCGCCCGGCGACGGTGCCTTCTACGGGCCGAAGATCGAGTACACGTTGAAGGACGCGATCGGCCGCCAGTGGCAGGTCGGGACGATCCAGGTCGACTTCTCGATGCCGGGCCGCCTGGGCGCCGAGTACGTGGCCGAGAGCGGGGAACGCCAGGTGCCGGTGATGCTGCACCGGGCGATCGTGGGCTCGATGGAGCGCTTCATCGGCATCCTCATCGAGCAGCACGCCGGCGCGCTGCCGACGTGGCTGGCGCCGGTGCAGGTGGTGGTGGCCGGCATCACCGACGCGCAGGCGGACTATGTGGCGGACGTGCTGAAAACGCTTCTAAAACAAGGTGTTAGAGCAACGGCCGACCTGCGCAATGAGAAAATCACGTATAAAATCCGCGAGCATTCCATGCAGAAGGTTCCGTTCATCCTGGTCGTCGGCGACAAGGAGAAGGCAAGCGGGGCCGTCGCGGTGCGCGCCCGGGGCAATCAGGATCTCGGTGTGATGCCGCTGGACCAGTTCATCGAGAAGCTGTCCAGCGACATCGCCGCCAAGAGCTGA
- the infC gene encoding translation initiation factor IF-3, giving the protein MATFLDRRTPNAERKHRLNREIMAPQVRLNGPENEPLGVVPIQEALRLAGEYDVDLVEIVAQADPPVCRLMDYGKFKYLEQKKAAEAKAKQKIIEVKEVKFRPGTDEGDYQIKLRNLRRFIAEDGDKGKVTLRYRGREITHQEIGMRLLERIRDDLADVAVVENMPKLEGRQMIMVLAPKKR; this is encoded by the coding sequence ATCGCTACCTTCCTTGACCGTCGTACGCCCAACGCGGAGCGCAAGCACCGGCTCAACCGCGAGATCATGGCGCCGCAGGTGCGCCTGAACGGGCCCGAGAACGAGCCGCTGGGCGTGGTGCCGATCCAAGAGGCATTGCGGCTCGCAGGCGAGTACGACGTCGACCTGGTGGAGATCGTGGCGCAGGCCGATCCGCCGGTGTGCCGGCTGATGGACTACGGCAAGTTCAAGTACCTGGAGCAGAAGAAGGCCGCCGAGGCCAAGGCCAAGCAGAAGATCATCGAGGTCAAGGAAGTCAAGTTCCGGCCCGGCACCGACGAAGGCGACTACCAGATCAAGCTGCGCAACCTGCGCCGCTTCATCGCGGAAGACGGCGACAAGGGCAAGGTGACGTTGCGTTACCGCGGCCGCGAGATCACGCACCAGGAGATCGGCATGCGGCTGCTGGAGCGCATCCGCGACGACCTGGCCGACGTGGCGGTGGTGGAGAACATGCCCAAGCTGGAAGGCCGGCAGATGATCATGGTGCTGGCGCCGAAGAAGCGGTAA
- the rpmI gene encoding 50S ribosomal protein L35: MPKMKTKKSAAKRFRVRPGGTVKRGHAFKRHILTKKTTKNKRQLRGAANVHETDLGHIAAMLPFAGL; encoded by the coding sequence ATGCCCAAGATGAAGACCAAGAAGAGCGCTGCCAAGCGCTTCCGGGTGCGCCCGGGTGGCACGGTGAAGCGTGGTCACGCCTTCAAGCGCCACATCCTCACCAAGAAGACGACCAAGAACAAGCGCCAGCTTCGCGGCGCGGCCAACGTGCACGAGACCGACCTGGGCCACATCGCCGCGATGCTGCCCTTCGCTGGCCTTTGA
- the rplT gene encoding 50S ribosomal protein L20: MPRVKRGVTARARHKKVLALAKGYRGRRKNVFRIAKQAVMKAGQYAYRDRRTKKRVFRQLWIARINAASRELGVTYSKFMAGLKKAQIDLDRKVLADMAVHDPAAFGSIVDKVKAQLAA, from the coding sequence ATGCCTCGCGTCAAACGTGGTGTCACCGCACGCGCCCGTCACAAGAAGGTGCTGGCCCTGGCCAAGGGTTACCGTGGCCGTCGCAAGAACGTCTTCCGCATCGCCAAGCAGGCGGTGATGAAGGCGGGCCAGTACGCCTACCGTGACCGCCGCACCAAGAAGCGCGTCTTCCGCCAGCTCTGGATCGCCCGCATCAACGCGGCGTCCCGTGAGCTCGGTGTGACGTACAGCAAGTTCATGGCCGGGCTGAAGAAGGCCCAGATCGACCTTGACCGCAAGGTCCTGGCCGACATGGCCGTGCACGATCCGGCCGCTTTCGGCAGCATCGTCGACAAGGTGAAGGCCCAGCTCGCGGCCTGA